A window of the Dethiosulfovibrio peptidovorans genome harbors these coding sequences:
- a CDS encoding Xaa-Pro dipeptidase, whose amino-acid sequence MAFDHLWNRLDRLRDEMLRHTVDGVLFLSVESFGIENLFYFSGFRGSSAALLITQKDAVLATDGRYVAQAAAQSPFRIVPHGKKQTLLDMVGELLRRCGVTRCGFEGDAVTYSVYQRLSKLSATLQDMKGAVSLLRRPKDNVEVALITKTCRIAAAAYDRTLREIRPGMTELEIAKRLEAHIVSLGGEGGWPRSPFIVASGVRSAMPHGVASTKQVCEGEWVTVDFGASCEGYMSDLTRNFALGYVSDPEFLKIHDILQESHAQGAQAIVPGSSCLEVDQAARKVIQEAGYGQYFSHGLGHGLGVEIHESPRLSPRSVDSLAVGDVVTIEPGIYIPDRGGLRIEDDYLVTEDGAVRLSEGLSQDFRILAV is encoded by the coding sequence ATGGCCTTCGATCACCTATGGAACAGACTTGACCGGCTTCGGGATGAGATGCTCCGACATACGGTGGACGGCGTGCTCTTTTTAAGTGTCGAGAGTTTCGGCATTGAAAATCTCTTTTACTTCTCGGGGTTTCGAGGAAGCTCCGCTGCCCTCCTGATCACCCAGAAGGACGCTGTCCTCGCTACCGATGGCCGATATGTGGCACAAGCAGCCGCCCAGAGTCCCTTCCGAATTGTCCCCCATGGCAAAAAACAAACTCTCCTGGACATGGTTGGGGAACTCCTGCGCCGATGTGGTGTCACCCGGTGTGGATTCGAGGGAGATGCTGTGACCTACAGCGTGTATCAGCGCCTGTCAAAACTCTCTGCTACCTTACAGGATATGAAAGGCGCCGTTTCGTTGCTCCGAAGACCCAAAGACAACGTGGAGGTCGCCCTTATTACCAAGACCTGTCGGATCGCTGCTGCAGCGTACGACCGAACCCTTCGTGAGATTCGTCCCGGAATGACCGAATTGGAGATCGCCAAGCGTCTGGAGGCCCATATAGTCTCCCTTGGCGGTGAGGGCGGATGGCCCAGGAGCCCTTTTATCGTGGCCTCTGGGGTGCGAAGCGCCATGCCTCACGGCGTGGCTTCCACGAAACAGGTCTGCGAAGGAGAGTGGGTGACCGTCGATTTTGGGGCGTCCTGCGAAGGCTACATGTCCGATCTGACCCGAAATTTTGCTCTGGGGTACGTCTCCGACCCCGAATTTCTCAAAATCCACGACATACTTCAAGAATCCCATGCTCAGGGAGCTCAGGCCATCGTGCCGGGATCTTCGTGTCTGGAGGTGGATCAAGCCGCACGAAAAGTCATCCAAGAAGCAGGCTATGGCCAGTACTTCAGCCATGGATTGGGGCACGGCCTGGGCGTGGAGATCCACGAATCTCCCCGACTGTCTCCCCGATCCGTTGACAGCCTGGCAGTCGGGGACGTTGTGACGATCGAGCCTGGAATCTACATACCTGATCGGGGAGGCCTGAGGATCGAGGATGACTACCTGGTCACGGAGGATGGAGCCGTGCGCCTCTCTGAAGGCTTGAGCCAGGAC